A window of uncultured Methanoregula sp. genomic DNA:
CCAGAGCGTCGTCACCACCACCTACCCCGACGGCGGCACCCGCGTCGAGACCTATTACCAGGACGGCACCCTGCGCGCCGTCGCCGGCACCGCCGCCGCCCCCGTCCGCTACGAATACGGTGTCGAGCCTTTCAACGGGGTGAGCCGCTCTTTCACCCGCGAAATCAAGCTCGACGCCCAGGGCCAGGATACCGACGAATGGGTCAAAACCTACGCCGACGCCCAGGACCGCACCATTGCCGTGGTGTACCCGGACCACGCCGCGCGCCTCAGCGAGTACGATGCCCAGGGCCATCTGGTCAAGGAAACCGATCCCGACGGCGTGGTCGTGCTCCACCAGTACAACGCCCTCGGCGAGGAGGAGTACACCGCCGTGGATGTGAATAAAAACGGGCGCATCGACCTCGCTGGTCCCGACCGCGTCACCCGCGCCGTGCGCGATTACGCCCAACGCGACGGCTACACCGTCCAGCGCCACCAGAGCTTCGAATGGCCGGAGTTCGGACAAGCCGAGCCGCGGCTGGCGAGTACCCGCGAAACCACGTTGAACGCCGAGAAAGCCACCTTGACCTGGGACATCCGCTATGGCCTGACCAATCGATCCCGCGTGGACTATCCCGGGAACGGCGCGCGCGTGGCCACCACCATCGCCCCCGACGGTTCCCAAGCGGTCAGCGTCTACCAGGAAGGCCGACTCCTCACCGCTTCCCGCCGCGACGCCACCGGCGCGGCCCTGGGCCGGACCACCTTCGAGTACGACCCCCATGGCCGCCAAGCCTTCGTCAGCGACGCCCGCAACGGGCGCACCGGATACGAGTACAATGACGCTGACCAACCCGTCCGCGTCACCACGCCGCCGCCCGCCGAGGGCCTGCCCCCGCAAGTCACCCAAACCCAGTATGACGCCATGGGCCGCGTGTTCACCGTCACCTATCCCGACTTGGCCACCGTCACCAACGAATACCACCCCACCGGCGCCCTCAAAGCCAAGTACGGCGCCCGCACCTATCCGGTGGCCTACACCTACGATCCCCAGGGCCGGATGCAAACCATGACCACCTGGGGCGATTTCGCCAAAAACGCGGGCGCGCGCGTCACCACCTGGCAATACCATCCCCAACGCGGCTGGCTCACCGCCAAGCTGTACCCCGACCAAAAAGGCCCCAGCTACGATTACTGGCCCTCCGGCAAGATCAAAACCCGCCAATGGGTCCGCGACATCGCGACGAACTATCGCTACGACGAATCCGGCCGGGTCAAGAACGTCGATTACACCGACACCAACACCCCGCCCGTGGCCTATGCCTACGACCGCCTCGGCCGCCCATCCAAAATCACCCAAGGCGACTCCGTCACCGAGCGCGCCTACGGTCCCGCCGGCCAGATGCTGGGCGAATCCTACACCGGTGGCCCCCTCGACGGCCTGACCGTCGCCAACGCCTATGACGCCTACCTCCGCCGGACGAACTTGGTGGCCCGGTCCACCTCACCCGGCGGCAAGCAGAAAGCCGACGACGCCCCGTTCGCCGCCACTTCTTACGCATACGACGCCGCCTCGCGCCTGCAAACCGTGAGCGACGGCCAATACTCCGCCGAATACCATTATCTTGCCAATAGCCCGTTGGTGGAGCAAATTGATTACCGGAATGGCGAGGTTACGCGGATGACTACGCTAAAGAAACACGACCACCTGAACCGGCTCGAGTCGATCGAATCCCAACCCTCGACCGATAAGCGGATCGCTTACACCTACCGCTACAACCTGGCCAACCAACGCACCAACGCCGTCCTCGCCGACAATACCGCGTGGAATTACGGTTATGATGACTTGGGCCAACTCACCAATGGCGTGAAAATGGACCCCCAATCCAAGCCAGTCGATAGCGCCGCTTTCCAGTATTCCTACGATACGATCGGGAATCGGAAAACCGCCGTGGCCGGTGGCATCCAGGTGGATTATAAAGTCGATGCCCTGAACCGTTACACCAACGCGGTGGCTGTGGCCCGGGGCGGTGACGGCAAACCCACCGATCCGAACGCCATCTCCTCTCCAGGAGGCATTGACCAAACCGATGGCGGGCTCCTCGCTCGCACCGGCGCGTCGCAGTATGACGCCGACGGCAACCTGAAATCCGACGCCAACTGGGTGTACACCTGGGACGCCGAGAACCGTCTGATTGCCATGGAAACTGGCGCGGGTGTCTCGTCGGCGAACCGTAAACGCTTGGAATTCCAATACGATGCTCAATCCCGCCGTATCGCCAAGCGAGTCTACACCTGGACCGCTGACCGCAAACCGCTGACCTCTGGCTCCTGGTCTTTGACCTTTGAGGTCTTCTTCCTGTACGACGGTTGGAACCTCATGGCGGAACTTACCCGCGATGCCATATCAAAAGGCGCGATTAAGGCCAATGCATACGCCGTGCTTCGCTCCTACCTCTGGGGTCTGGACCTAAGCGGCTCCCTTCAAGGTGCGGGCGGGGTAGGCGGGCTCTTGGGTATCGCCGATTACTCATCGCAATCCACTCATCACTTTGTCACTTACGACGGCAACGGGAACGTGGTCAGTTTGGTTGACGCCGCTTCCGGCACAGTCATGGACCGTTACGAATACGATCCCTTCGGGAACGAAGTCGCCTCCGCCAAAGGCCACAGCTTGGCCAATCCATTCCGGTTCTCAACGAAATACACCGATGAGGACACTGGTTTGGTGTATTACGGCTACAGATATTACTGTCCCGCCACGGGCAAGTGGCTATCCAGAGATCCAATCGCAGAAAAGGGAGGTAATAACCTCTACGGGTTTGTAAATAACGGACCGGTTACCCAAACCGATAAGCTTGGACAGATTCCGCAGCAGCCATGCACGTTTAACGGGAGTCCTTTGACGCTGGTCTTTAACGGACTGACAGTCTCGGGTGGCGGGCTGAGCCTTCGGGCCGCGTCAGGAGTGCCGACAACGAGAGATGTGGGTGACTGGAGCAACTGGTCTCCCAACGGTGCGGGGGTGGGCGGGGATGTTATTGAATTCACTTTTGACTACACAGTCGCCAATCAGCAACGGCAGAATTCAGGACCAATTCCTGCCGGTCTTTATCGCATCAATGCGGCGGAGGAGCGAAGCTCGCTGAAAGACCCCATGATTCATATTATTGGCCGCAATTCTTGGGGCCGCTTTAGTTGGAGTTTACACCCAGATGCCTCGAATACTATGTATGGGCGAAGTGGATTCTATCTGCATGGAAGCAGTTATTGGGGGTCTTTGGGATGTATCGATCTTAAGGGTGGAGATACCGATGTACATAACCTGATAAAGACGGCCCGAACGCAAACCGGTGGCTGTGAGTGCTATGTGACTTTTCAAGTGCTATACTCCGTAACCCAAAATGTGTTTAACGATAACGTTATTACATGGGCTGTTCCGGGAACTGTTCCCAATTAACCTAATGGTTACTCCATAACCTGCCCTGAGTTGTAAGGTGAGCTCGTGCAACACCAGGACCGCAATACCAGTGCGGTGAGCTTTTTAAACGCCGAACAGATATGTCAGTGAGAAAGAAAAGCCCTAAACCTGTGGTTTTAGTGTTGTGCCTCACGGTGATTGCCATACTTGTTGGGGTAGCCTGGAGAATTAACTTTTTCAGCCGTCCGGCGGAGGTTCTGACAAAGTTCCATGAGGATAATGACGCTCCCGAGTTTCTCCAAGCCGATGTCTTGATCCGTGCGGGAACGAGGGTCGAAGGAACGGTATTGGAGGAGGTGCGGAAACCGAATGCTCCCAAACGCCGATCACTGTTCCAGTACCTTACTGTGCTCAGGTCGATGAGAGCATTGCCGGCGCTCCAAGGAATCGCCGAAGATGCCAGCGAGCCGGAGTACATCCGCATCGATGCGCTCGCAACGACTTACGCGATCGACGCGAACAGCGCGAGGATTATTGCCACGAGATATCGTCAAGACAAAACGGAATTTGGCAAATATTGCGTCAGTGTTCTGAGTGGATCACCGAGGCAGGGTCCACCACGAACGTTTTGGGATGCGTTTTGGGGCCGGATGCCGGAGTTTTCGATGGATGCGAAGACAGGAGGTTATATTCGTCCATAGCAGCTGTTAGGTTCGGAAGGGCGAATTCTTGTGGATGACGTGTTAAGGAAACCGATCCCGACGTCGTGGTTGTCCTCCACCAGTACAACACCCTCGGCGAGGAGGAGTACACCGCCGTGGATGTGAATAAAAACGGGCGTATCGACCTAGCCGGACCCGACCGCGTCACCCGCGCCGTAAGCGATTACGCCCAACGCGACGGCTACACCGTCCAGCGCCACCAGAGCTTCGAATGGCCGGAGTTTGGGCAAGCCGAGCCCCGGCTGGCTTCGACCCGCGAAACCACGTTGAACGCCGAGAAGGCCACCTTGACCTGGGACATCCGTTATGGCCTGACCAACCTATCCCGCGTGGACTTCCCCGGGAACGGCGCGCGCGTGGCCACCACCATCGCCCCCGACGGCTCGCAATCGGTCAGCGTCTACCAGGAAGGCCGGCTGCTTGACGCCGTTCGCCGCGACGCCACCGGCGCGGCCCTGGGCCGGACCACCTTCGAGTACGACCCCCACGGCCGCCAAGCCTTCGCCAGCGACGCCCGCAACGGGCGCACCGGCTACGAGTACAATGGCGCCGACCAGCCCGTCCGCGTCACCACGCCGCCGCCCGCCGAGGGCCAGCCCCCGCAAGTCACCCAAACGCAGTACGACGCCATGGGCCGCGTGTTCACCGTCACCTATCCCGACCAAGCCACCGTCACCAACGAATACCACCCCACCGGCGCCCTCAAAGCCAAATACGGCGCCCGCACGTACCCGGTGGCCTATACCTACGACCCCCAGGGCCGGATGCAAACCATGACCACCTGGGGCGATTTCGCCAAAAACGCGGGCGCCCGCGTCACCACCTGGCAATACCATCCCCAACGCGGCTGGCTCACCGCCAAGCTGTACCCCGACCAAAAAGGCCCCAGCTACGATTACTGGCCCTCCGGCAAGATCAAAACCCGCCAATGGGTCCGCGACATCGCGACGAACTATCGCTACGACGAATCCGGCCGGGTCAAGAACGTCGATTACACCGACACCAACACCCCGCCCGTGGCCTATGCCTACGACCGCCTCGGCCGCCCATCCAAAATCACCCAAGGCGACTCCGTCACCGAGCGCGCCTACGGTCCCGCCGGCCAGATGCTGGGCGAATCCTACACCGGTGGCCCCCTCGACGGCCTGACCGTCGCCAACGCCTATGACGCCTACCTCCGCCGGACGAACTTGCTGGCCCGTTCCACCTCGCCCGGCGGCAAGAAGAAAGCCGACGACGCTCCGCTGGCCGCCACCTGGTATGGCTACGACGCCGCTTCCCGCCTGCAAACCGTCAGCGACGGCCAATACGCCGCCGAATACCATTATCTTGCCAACAGCCCGTTGGTGGAGCAAATTGCTTACCGGAATGGCGAGGTCCTGCGGATGACAACGCTCAAAAAACACGACCACCTGAACCGGCTCGAATCGATCGAATCCCAACCCTCGACCGATAAGCGGATCGCTTACACCTACCGGTACAACCTGGCCAATCAACGCACGAACGCCGTCCTGGCTGATAATACGGCCTGGAATTACGGTTATGATGACTTGGGCCAACTCACCAATGGCGTGAAAATGGACCCCCAATCCAAGCCAGTCGATAGCGCCGCTTTCCAGTATTCCTACGATACGATCGGGAATCGGAAAAGCACCGTAAGCGCCGGTGTGGAAGTCGATTATCAAGTGGACGCCCTGAATCGCTACACCAACGCGGTGGCCGTGGCCCGGGGCGGTGACGGCAAACCCACCGATCCGAATTCGATATCGCTTCGAACCGGCTCGTCGCAGTATGACGCCGACGGCAACCTGAAATCCGACGCCAACTGGGTGTACACCTGGGACGCCGAGAACCGCCTGATTGCCATGGAAACTGGCGCGGGCGTCTCGCCTGCGAACCGTAAACGTCTCGAGTTCCAGTACGACACCCAAAGCCGCCGTATCGCAAAGCGAGTCTACACCTGGACCGCTGACCGCAAGCCTCTGACCTCTGGCTCCTGGTCACTGGTCGCTGACCTCCGTTTCGTCTACGAAGGGTGGAACCTGATTGCCGAGTTTCAATCAACTTCTTCCAATTTGAATTCTGAGATTTCAAATTTGAGATCTTACCTGTGGGGCCTGGATCTCAGTGGCTCCCTTCAAGGCGCCGGTGGTGTAGGCGGCCTGCTGGCCGTTGCCGACCACTCAAGCCAAACCGCCCATCACTTCGTGAATTACGACGGCAACGGGAACGTGGTCAGTTTGGTCGATGCCGCTTCCGGCACGGTTTCGGATCATTACGAATACGATCCCTTCGGAAACGAAATCACCCCCGCCAAAGGCCACAGCTTGACAAACCCATTCCGGTTCTCCACGAAGTACTCGGATGAGGAAACGGGTTTGGTGTATTACGGCTACAGATATTACAGTCCCGCCACCGGCAAATGGGTCAGTCGGGATCCTATTGAGGAAAGCGGAGATAACCAATTATATTGTTTTGCGCGCAATTCCGCACTCAATTATATCGATGCGCATGGTCTGGCAGCAATGGATGATGTATTTGCTGCTATGGGTAGAATTGAAGATTTCCTTATTCACAACCAAGCGGCTGTAATAAGTGGTTTATATCAAATGTCGGTAAACGTAAGTCAAACGTTGGGAAACATAAACAGATTCACTTATTATACTAGTACAACGACAACCGCAGAATTCGAATACCCGCAAATATGGAATGCATACACATCGACAATGAGAATCCAACAAACGTATCAAGATTCTGATGTGTTTCATGAGGCCGTGCATGCACGTAATTACTACGTCAATCATTTGACTGATTATGACAGAGTCGATGAAGGGGTGGCCTATCTTGCCGAAGCTCATCTGGCTTTTATCCGGCAGGAGGATGTTTTGGAAAAGGCCTTTTCTCAGCCCAATCCGTGCGCTCAAAAAGAAACCTTTCGAAGAAATTGGAAACTCCTATGGGCGCAGTATGGCAAGGTAAAGGATTGGTCGCAGGTTGCTTGGCAATACCCGGAGATCGGCATGGAAAGCACTCAAGAAATGGACTTTAATAATTTGCATAAATACTATAACGTAGGCATCAGTGCTGAAACCGTTGCGAATATCCTGAACGGCAAATCGATAATCGCCGGGTGCTGTTTTCAGTTCACCTGTGGGAGTGATGCGGGCAATGAGACTGCGATATCAGCACAAACAGTGATTGACATGCGTTTGAGGTAATATATCATGAATGTGTTAATATACTGCTATTATGTAATAATATGCATATTCGTAAGCGGTTGTATAAAGCGTAAGGATCCAGATGTGTGGGCGCGGGCTTTTACGTTGAGAGAGATGAAGGATGCATCTTTT
This region includes:
- a CDS encoding RHS repeat-associated core domain-containing protein, coding for MVVLHQYNTLGEEEYTAVDVNKNGRIDLAGPDRVTRAVSDYAQRDGYTVQRHQSFEWPEFGQAEPRLASTRETTLNAEKATLTWDIRYGLTNLSRVDFPGNGARVATTIAPDGSQSVSVYQEGRLLDAVRRDATGAALGRTTFEYDPHGRQAFASDARNGRTGYEYNGADQPVRVTTPPPAEGQPPQVTQTQYDAMGRVFTVTYPDQATVTNEYHPTGALKAKYGARTYPVAYTYDPQGRMQTMTTWGDFAKNAGARVTTWQYHPQRGWLTAKLYPDQKGPSYDYWPSGKIKTRQWVRDIATNYRYDESGRVKNVDYTDTNTPPVAYAYDRLGRPSKITQGDSVTERAYGPAGQMLGESYTGGPLDGLTVANAYDAYLRRTNLLARSTSPGGKKKADDAPLAATWYGYDAASRLQTVSDGQYAAEYHYLANSPLVEQIAYRNGEVLRMTTLKKHDHLNRLESIESQPSTDKRIAYTYRYNLANQRTNAVLADNTAWNYGYDDLGQLTNGVKMDPQSKPVDSAAFQYSYDTIGNRKSTVSAGVEVDYQVDALNRYTNAVAVARGGDGKPTDPNSISLRTGSSQYDADGNLKSDANWVYTWDAENRLIAMETGAGVSPANRKRLEFQYDTQSRRIAKRVYTWTADRKPLTSGSWSLVADLRFVYEGWNLIAEFQSTSSNLNSEISNLRSYLWGLDLSGSLQGAGGVGGLLAVADHSSQTAHHFVNYDGNGNVVSLVDAASGTVSDHYEYDPFGNEITPAKGHSLTNPFRFSTKYSDEETGLVYYGYRYYSPATGKWVSRDPIEESGDNQLYCFARNSALNYIDAHGLAAMDDVFAAMGRIEDFLIHNQAAVISGLYQMSVNVSQTLGNINRFTYYTSTTTTAEFEYPQIWNAYTSTMRIQQTYQDSDVFHEAVHARNYYVNHLTDYDRVDEGVAYLAEAHLAFIRQEDVLEKAFSQPNPCAQKETFRRNWKLLWAQYGKVKDWSQVAWQYPEIGMESTQEMDFNNLHKYYNVGISAETVANILNGKSIIAGCCFQFTCGSDAGNETAISAQTVIDMRLR